A stretch of the Psychroserpens sp. Hel_I_66 genome encodes the following:
- a CDS encoding Crp/Fnr family transcriptional regulator yields the protein MSVEKEHIMTVFDGLQFTDEEISLLKQKLEIEHYKKGSLIIKSGDLVPHMYFIISGCLRTFYIDDHGKEHTFQFAIKDLWITDFTAFFKAKKALMNLEVIQNATVVKLTHKNRLHLINSIPQIHTYTREKLENAYSDLQLRTLSNLSLSAKKRYLYFIEMHPNFEKEVKNYHIASYLGITTESLSRIRKEISKSSVY from the coding sequence ATGTCCGTAGAAAAAGAACATATTATGACCGTTTTTGATGGACTTCAATTTACAGATGAGGAAATTTCTCTATTAAAACAAAAACTAGAAATTGAACACTACAAAAAAGGTTCACTTATCATAAAGTCTGGAGATTTGGTTCCTCATATGTATTTTATAATTTCAGGTTGTTTACGAACCTTTTATATAGATGACCATGGTAAAGAGCATACGTTTCAATTTGCAATAAAAGATTTATGGATTACAGACTTTACAGCTTTCTTTAAAGCTAAAAAAGCACTTATGAACTTAGAAGTTATTCAAAATGCTACAGTTGTTAAACTAACCCATAAAAATAGATTACATTTAATTAATAGTATTCCTCAAATTCACACTTATACCAGAGAGAAATTGGAAAACGCATATTCAGATCTGCAATTACGTACCCTATCTAACTTATCATTATCTGCAAAAAAAAGGTATCTATACTTTATAGAGATGCATCCCAATTTTGAAAAAGAGGTCAAAAACTATCACATTGCCTCGTATTTGGGCATCACGACAGAAAGTCTAAGTAGAATTAGAAAAGAAATTTCAAAATCTAGTGTTTATTAA
- a CDS encoding MOSC domain-containing protein — MQIISTNIAKPTTFIWNGKKETTGIYKKPVDAPIFLGNETVKGDEVSDRKHHGGEFKACYLFSADHYPYWQNLYPNLDWTYGMLGENLTIKGLNEKELFIGDIFKVGKALVQITIPREPCYKFAVKFDSNRVLKQFIDHGFPGTYVKVLEEGEVSNGDTFELVEKAEERISVWDFFKLLFSEEKNIEQIKAILDNEALPQKKRDQLKAYL, encoded by the coding sequence ATGCAAATTATATCAACCAACATAGCCAAACCAACAACCTTTATCTGGAACGGTAAAAAAGAAACCACTGGTATTTACAAAAAACCAGTTGACGCTCCTATTTTCCTCGGAAATGAAACCGTAAAAGGAGATGAAGTTTCAGATAGAAAGCACCATGGAGGAGAATTTAAGGCGTGTTATTTATTTTCGGCAGACCATTATCCCTATTGGCAAAACCTGTACCCAAACTTAGATTGGACTTACGGTATGCTCGGTGAAAACCTCACCATAAAAGGCTTAAACGAAAAGGAACTTTTTATTGGTGACATCTTTAAAGTTGGTAAGGCTCTCGTGCAAATTACGATACCGAGAGAGCCTTGTTATAAATTTGCTGTTAAATTTGATTCTAACCGGGTTTTAAAACAATTTATTGATCACGGTTTCCCTGGCACTTATGTCAAAGTTTTAGAGGAAGGCGAGGTTTCAAATGGCGATACGTTTGAACTTGTTGAAAAAGCCGAAGAACGTATTTCAGTTTGGGATTTTTTTAAACTGCTGTTTTCCGAAGAAAAAAACATAGAACAGATTAAAGCTATTTTAGATAACGAAGCGCTTCCGCAGAAAAAAAGAGATCAATTAAAAGCTTATTTATAA
- a CDS encoding ribosomal protein L7/L12, which yields MNSSTLIINGNAIDKTKVLKFINADKKLLAIKLVREQAQIGLKEAKDIVEKLEIDPETEIDDSMLTTTKREFEDSAIENRQRQSRKGSHIIESNSTNKKNIIIVVLLLTIGILMYFYFSSKSIVN from the coding sequence ATGAATTCATCTACATTGATCATCAACGGAAATGCAATCGACAAAACGAAGGTCTTAAAATTTATAAATGCTGACAAAAAGTTACTCGCTATAAAATTGGTTAGAGAACAGGCACAAATTGGATTGAAGGAAGCTAAGGATATTGTAGAAAAGCTGGAAATAGATCCAGAAACTGAAATAGATGACAGCATGCTTACAACTACCAAAAGAGAATTCGAGGATTCTGCTATTGAAAACAGACAGAGACAATCCAGAAAAGGAAGTCATATTATTGAGTCTAATTCTACTAACAAAAAAAATATAATCATAGTAGTTCTTTTACTTACGATTGGAATACTAATGTACTTCTACTTTAGCTCTAAATCTATAGTGAATTAA